A stretch of DNA from Rhizobium sp. EC-SD404:
CGCCGGTCCATGCGCGGAACTCAATCTCAGCAGCCAGCTTCGGCGGGACGAAGACCGCGCCTTTCCGCTTCAGTGAGATGCTCGGAGAGGCTACCTTCATCGAATCGAGAAGCTCCTTGAACGACACGGCCTGCTCGTAGGAGAAGCCCGTGCCGACTGAACCGACATAAACCGGTTGCCCATCTTTGAGCGCGGCCAGCAGCAGATTAGCGATCGCGCCACGAACCTTTGTTGACGGTTCATAACCGACCACGAGGAAGGTCTCGCGCTGGACGCATTTGATTTTGAGCCAGTCGCCTTTGCGGCCTGATCGATACGGTCGATCGCGCTGCTTGGCGATGATGCCCTCCAAGCCCATTTGACACGCGACCTGGAGAAACGCAGCGCCATCAGCCTCCACCTCTTCAGAAAGCCGAATCGCTTCGCTCCCATCACCCAAGATGCTTTTGAGTCGGTGACGTCGCTCCTCCAGAGACATCTGGGTAAGGTCGTGTCCGTCGAAATAAAGCAGGTCAAAGGCGTAGAAGATAACCTCGCCACCCGCGACGCGCTTGCCGCCACGGCCGCCCAGCGAACGCTGGAGGGCATTGAAGTCCGACCTCCCGTGCTCGTCCAGAACCACGGCCTCGCCGTCGAGCACGATCGAATTGACTTCGATAGCCTGTACCGCGGCAACAAGCGCAGGAAAGCGGTGGCTCCAATCGTGGCCGCCGCGCGTGAAGACACTGACTTGGTCGCCGTTGCGGTGTAGCGCAAGACGGTAGCCATCCCATTTTACCTCAAAAACCCAGCCGGGTCCCTCGGGAGGGGATCCGGCCAGCAATGCGAGGCACGGCTCGATCCGTTCCGGAAACGGGTCAAACGGTAATTGAGGTTGAAGCGGATCTCGCGAGCGCCGCGGCTTGCTGCGCGCGACAAAGCCAGGATCGGCGTCAAGTCCCACAGACCGGGGCGGTTTCGTTGTTCGGCGAGCCATCAAACGATTAGGCTGCAAGATGATTAAAAATTCGGCCGATTGATGATGAACCAAGCGCCCGGCATTCGAGTTCTGCCCGCCATGTGCGATCATGCACGGTCAGAGAAATTGGGATGGGGTTATGGACGCAGTCTGGGCTGAAATCGTCGCTACGGGTGAAGAGTTCAACGTACTCCCCACCTATTGGCATTGGGCATAGCCTACATCCTGGCGCTGCCGATCGGATGGGATCGAGAGAAGACGGAGCGCAGCGCTGGACTGCGCACGTTCCCTCTCGTTGCCATCGCCGCCTGTGGATTCCTTCAGGCCGCTGAGACCATCACGCAAGGCAGCCCTGAAGCAACGGCTCGGGTCGTCGAGGGCATCATCACCGGCATCGGGTTCATCGGAGGCGGCGCAATCTTGGTCGTAAAGTCGTCGGTGAGGGGAACAGCAACAGCTGCCAGCCTGTGGGCCACTGGGGCGATCGGAGTTGCGGTCGGCCTCGGCACCTATGACATCGCGCTTGTCATTTCGATCGTGACGTTCTTTACGCTTCGCGCGCTGACTTCGCTGAAGCCCACTCCCAAAACCGACTGAAGCAAGGCATCCTGGTCGCCATGTGCAACCTCTACTCACTCACCAAGGGCCAGGCCGCGATTATCGAGCTTGCCCGTGCCATGCGCGACCAGACGGGCAACCTCCCGCCCCTGCCCGGCATCTTCCCCGACTATCCAGCGCCGATCGTCCGCAATGGAGCTGACGGCGAGCGTGAACTTGTCACGGCCCGCTGGGGGATGCCGTCGCCGCAGTTCGTGCTGAAGGGCAAGAAGGTCGACAGCGGCGTGACGAACATCCGCAATGTGAAAAGCCCGCATTGGCGGCGCTGGCTCGGGCCGGCCAACCGCTGCCTCGTGCCGTTTACCAGCTTCTCGGAATACGACACGATCGACGGCAAGAAGGTGCCAGTCTGGTTTGCTGCAGATGAGAGCCGGCCGCTTATGATGTTCGCGGGGATCTGGACGAACTGGACGAGCACCAGGAAGATCAAGGAAGGCGAGATCAATGCCGACCTTTATGGCTTCCTCACCTGCGAGCCGAACGAGGTCGTCGGCGCAGTTCACCCCAAAGCCATGCCTGTCATTCTGACGACGGCAGAAGAAGCAAATATCTGGCTGCGGGCGGATTGGGCTGAGGCGAGTGCGCTGCAACGGCCATTACCGGATGATGCTTTGCAGATTGTGGCCCAGGGTGAGCGCAAAGACGACCACAGTCACACTTCCAACAGCGGGGGCCAAAAGACGTCGGCAACCAGGTTCGATCATTTACCCTGACTAAGCGATGATCCATTCGTCGGAAAAGGTGTGACGGCCCTCCCACACACCGTATTGCAGGTAGTGATAAAGAGGATTCAAATCGGCATCTGCGACGTCTGAGTATGCCTCGAGATAGCCGCGGGAGGAAAACCCGTCATAGGTGTTCCTGCCCTCTTCCCATCCAAATTCGTCGAAGTGAGCAAATGGATTGATTTTTGCTGCGGCGACGTCTGGATTGAAGAACAGATAGAACTCGGTGTCAAAAAGCGCGTTCGGATCTCTGCCCTCTTTCCATCCAAAATTTTCAAAGTGTTCACGAGCATCGATATCTGCCGCTGCGACATCAGGATTGGCGAGCAGGTAGAACTCACGGTCAAAACCATCTTCTTCGATGCGCTTGCCGATCGCTTCATAGATTGGGCGACCTTCAGCAGCACCGGCAGACAGATAATGGCTCAACGGATTGATACCGGCGCTCGCAACGTCGGGGTTGCGAAGCAGATAAAGTTGCGTATCGAATTCACTCGAAGGGTCGCGACCCTCACGCCAACCATGAAGCTCGTAATGTACCAATGGGTTCACGCCAGCTCGTGCGACATCATCATTGGCTCCCAGATAGCCGGTGGTGCTAAAGAGCGCATTCGGATCTCGTCCTTCGCGCCATCCCCAATTTGCAAAGTGAAAATCAGGCGAGCTCTGGCCCGAGTCTGCCTGCCAAACGTCCGGGTTTCTTGAGAAGTAATACAGGCTGCTTACGAGCGGAGTGGAGTCGTTT
This window harbors:
- the ligD gene encoding non-homologous end-joining DNA ligase, whose product is MIAHGGQNSNAGRLVHHQSAEFLIILQPNRLMARRTTKPPRSVGLDADPGFVARSKPRRSRDPLQPQLPFDPFPERIEPCLALLAGSPPEGPGWVFEVKWDGYRLALHRNGDQVSVFTRGGHDWSHRFPALVAAVQAIEVNSIVLDGEAVVLDEHGRSDFNALQRSLGGRGGKRVAGGEVIFYAFDLLYFDGHDLTQMSLEERRHRLKSILGDGSEAIRLSEEVEADGAAFLQVACQMGLEGIIAKQRDRPYRSGRKGDWLKIKCVQRETFLVVGYEPSTKVRGAIANLLLAALKDGQPVYVGSVGTGFSYEQAVSFKELLDSMKVASPSISLKRKGAVFVPPKLAAEIEFRAWTGDGKLRHASFKGLRDPEDHIEVFSLDDVAKA
- a CDS encoding MgtC/SapB family protein — protein: MALGIAYILALPIGWDREKTERSAGLRTFPLVAIAACGFLQAAETITQGSPEATARVVEGIITGIGFIGGGAILVVKSSVRGTATAASLWATGAIGVAVGLGTYDIALVISIVTFFTLRALTSLKPTPKTD
- a CDS encoding SOS response-associated peptidase; translation: MCNLYSLTKGQAAIIELARAMRDQTGNLPPLPGIFPDYPAPIVRNGADGERELVTARWGMPSPQFVLKGKKVDSGVTNIRNVKSPHWRRWLGPANRCLVPFTSFSEYDTIDGKKVPVWFAADESRPLMMFAGIWTNWTSTRKIKEGEINADLYGFLTCEPNEVVGAVHPKAMPVILTTAEEANIWLRADWAEASALQRPLPDDALQIVAQGERKDDHSHTSNSGGQKTSATRFDHLP